In the Urocitellus parryii isolate mUroPar1 chromosome 10, mUroPar1.hap1, whole genome shotgun sequence genome, one interval contains:
- the Reeld1 gene encoding LOW QUALITY PROTEIN: reelin domain-containing protein 1 (The sequence of the model RefSeq protein was modified relative to this genomic sequence to represent the inferred CDS: substituted 1 base at 1 genomic stop codon) produces MKVPATFAGWACASLFLSSCSSAFSHGAGAVACGDMQPRHIQAQPQRSSSHHLTIHTSRSYSPGDKIPVTVRSSLDFMGFLLQARRVSDHQTAGTFVLIPPRSKLITCFEEADAVTHSDKSPKRNLSFVWKAPAEPVGDIRFLLSVVQSYFVYWARIESAVVSQQTRSRALSDDHHHAVLGTLVPTPGRRLDDSEGTAPAPPGPITLXRWHRDVAVVFTGASEEDNSHPVPASIGVTELPGDTETLSQSPSRIATASSDGQPPRGDSHRILEPSLDFHRLERLGALKRFSSGGFASSLSTHHRTQDDPSFHSLETCLPLDRDEQDEMTASNRSPVRLALYTGHLTEPRSLWSSEASTGSGVVASNTTPDFHISSASQRQVAGGQASGPSAKFVPESEHRDPRMGTGEGEGGVGHPSKTVRPAVGQEGTSAPLGSQLSTPQLGTLLCLLATLGMALAAGLCYLHTQHCHKRTEVSFSEPATDAMARSDGGETVHCRKIGENRFVLVPAEYNRISPSEGSRKAVL; encoded by the exons ATGAAGGTCCCAGCTACCTTTGCAGGCTGGGCTTGTGCCTCCCTCTTCCTGTCTTCCTGCTCATCTGCCTTCTCCCATGGGGCCGGTGCGGTGGCGTGTGGGGATATGCAGCCCAGACACATCCAAGCCCAGCCCCAGCGCTCCAGCTCCCACCACCTCACCATCCACACCAGCAGGTCCTACTCACCAGGTGACAAGATTCCAG TGACCGTGAGGAGCAGTCTGGACTTCATGGGGTTCCTGCTGCAGGCTCGGAGGGTGTCTGATCATCAGACGGCTGGCACTTTTGTCCTCATTCCTCCTCGCTCCAAACTGATCACTTGCTTTGAAGAGGCCGACGCGGTCACCCACTCTGACAAGTCCCCGAAGAGAAACCTCTCCTTCGTGTGGAAGGCCCCTGCTGAGCCTGTGGGGGACATCAGGTTCCT TTTATCAGTAGTCCAGTCGTATTTTGTTTACTGGGCAAGGATTGAATCAGCTGTTGTGTCACAACAGACACGTAGCAGAGCCCTCTCTGATGACCACCACCACGCTGTGCTGGGGACGCTGGTGCCAACCCCTGGGCGAAGGCTGGATGACTCTGAAGGGACAGCCCCAG CTCCTCCA GGCCCCATCACACTTTAGCGATGGCACAGAGATGTCGCTGTTGTTTTTACAGGAGCTTCAGAAGAGGACAATTCACATCCTGTCCCTGCTAGTATCGGGGTGACAGAGTtgcctggggacacagagactCTGTCCCAATCACCGTCACGTATAGCTACTGCAAGCAGCGATGGCCAGCCACCCAGGGGAGACAGCCATCGAATCCTAGAACCATCCCTGGATTTCCATAGGCTGGAGCGGCTTGGGGCCCTCAAGAGGTTCTCCTCAGGGGGCTTTGCTTCCAGCCTGAGCACCCACCATAG GACTCAGGATGATCCAAGCTTTCACTCCTTGGAAACGTGCCTGCCCTTGGACAGGGATGAACAG GATGAGATGACAGCCTCTAATAGGTCACCAGTGAGGCTTGCTCTGTACACTGGCCACCTTACCGAGCCCCGAAGTCTCTGGTCTTCTGAAGCGTCCACTGGGAGTGGGGTGGTGGCATCTAACACAACCCCTGACTTTCACATCTCTAGTGCTTCCCAGCGTCAAGTGGCTGGTGGCCAGGCATCAGGGCCCTCTGCCAAATTTGTACCTGAGTCAGAGCACAGGGATCCCAGAATGGGGACCGGGGAGGGAGAAGGTGGTGTGGGACACCCTAGCAAGACTGTGAGGCCTGCAGTAGGGCAGGAGGGCACCAGTGCCCCTTTGGGGAGCCAGCTCAGCACGCCACAGCTGGGCACCTTACTCTGTCTGTTAGCCACCCTGGGCATGGCCCTGGCAGCTGGCCTTTGCTACCTGCATACTCAGCATTGCCACAAGCGAACAGAAGTGTCCTTCAGTGAGCCAGCCACGGATGCCATGGCCAGGAGCGATGGTGGGGAGACTGTTCACTGCAGGAAGATTGGGGAGAACAGGTTTGTTTTGGTTCCAGCGGAATACAACAGGATCTCTCCTTCTGAGGGTAGCAGGAAAGCAGTCCTCTGA